The Oxyura jamaicensis isolate SHBP4307 breed ruddy duck chromosome 3, BPBGC_Ojam_1.0, whole genome shotgun sequence genome segment CTGCGCAAGAGCAGGGTGGCTGTCACCCCCGTGGCACGGGTGGGACACCAGGGTGTGCTCTGGGGACCCCCCAGCGCTGATTCCCCACGCTCCCGGACTTGCCTATGCGGAGCATGAAGTTGTTGAAGGACTGGTAGTTGATGTTCATCAGCGTCACCTTCATGGCTAAGGCGAAGTCGGCCAGGTCGGCCAAGTGCTGCCAGCGCTCCTTATCCGAGAGGGTCTCCTTCTGCAAGGGCAGCAGGGTCAGGAGTGTCCCCAACCCCTTGTCCACCGCCCCCCGTGGCACAGGGACCCCTCACCTTGGTGCCGTAGCCGTTGGCGTTGGCGTCGGGGGTCACTCCGGAAGCGGCCATGTAGGTGCTGCCGATGGTTTTGATTTTGGTGATGCAGCGGAACTGGGGCTCGTCCAGGAGCTGAGCCATGGAGAAAGAGCTTCAggcacccgggggggggggggggggggacaacaCAGGGGTCCCCAAAGCCCTGTGCCGTCCCCGTGGCCAGCTCCAGCCCGACTCACCGCGTCGAAGTCGGAGATGATCTCGTTGAGGAACCGCAGGCACTCGATGCCCCCGTTGTTGATGCTCTCCTCCGTGTAGAAGTCAGCGAAGTTGGGGAGGGAGGCGAACATGACGCCGATCTCGTCGTAGGACTGGCTGTACAGCTCCTGCGGGTGGGGATGCACGGTGGGGGTGAGCTGGGGGTGTGGGGACACCTCCAGGAAACCCAAACCCTCCTGCAAAGCACAACCCGcctctgttttccctgagcatgtgtgtaaaaaaaaaaatgagggtgCTCTGCAGTCCCCGTTTTGCACGGCCAAGAAATGATCTTGATCCAGCCAAAGGTGCTCAACGGGAGCCTTTGGCAGATTTTTCTGGATCCAGCTCACAAAAATTTGGGGTGAATCACGAATCCTGTTCCTTAGGACATGCTCGTGGGGCTGTGGCCCTGGGTTTCCCTCACCTCGTCGCGCTTCTTGGAGCCCAGGAAGTGCCGGGCCACGTGCTCGGGCAGCATGTTGGTGACCAGGGCCTCGTTCCAGCGCCGCATCTCGTAGACCCGCTCTTTCTGGTCATGGACGTCGATCTTCCAGAGGAAGAGGGTCCTGGCCAGCTTCTCCACCTGCAGATGGGAGGAGATGGGTACCAAGGGGCTCCTCCAGCGCTGGGAGCATCCcggctgctgtggggctggtcCAGGCTCGGATGGCAGCTCTGGGGCAAGGTGAAGCCCTAATGGGAGATGTGGGATTTGCTCTGGGACCCTCACAGAGCAGATGTTGGCCCTGGGGCCACCACGATGCTGCTTGCCCTGAATCACAGGGGCAAGATGGAGGTGCTGACGTGGTCCTGGTTTTCCATGGTGGGCTTCCTTGGACAAGAGGTGGAGATGGTTCCGCAGCGGGGGACCCTTTGTGGTTCCTCAAAGCGTGCAGAATTCAGGGCAGGGGCTTTGGGGGGGGACAACACGAGGGGCTTCAAGCAGGGGGGACTCGATCACTCACGTGGCGAGAGAAGTAGTAGAAGCTGAGCATCACGATGAAGATCATGGCCGTCATCGAGTACTTGGAGGGGACCAGCGAGGACCTGCTGGGAGATGGGGCAAGGTGTAGGTGGGTGGGGGGCTTGGCCGTGCCCCTCGCACCGTGCCCCCCGCTGCCCCTTACGCGCTTTGCTGGCCCCGTCGGCGGTCGTACTGGTCGAAGATGTGCTCCCAGGCGTAGATGTTGACGGTGCCGGCCGCCCCGGTGATCAGCACCATGAGGGTCAGCTTGACCATGTGGCTGACCTGCACCAGCATGATGGTGGCCACCAGGGCCAGCAGGGCGATGTAGCTGTAGTACTTGGGCTGCTCCCCGCAGCCGCCCGGCCGCGGCGGCACCGCTGTCCCGTTGCCCATCCCTCCGTagtcctgccagcagctgagctgggggcACGAGGGTAGGGTGAGGATGGGGGACACGTGGGGTGATGACGTCCCCCAGGGCTGCGAAGCCACCAAAGGGATGCGGTGCTTTgtagggaggaggaggaggacatcCGAATCGCTGGGTGCCcggccagccccgctgctgAAATCCACCTCCCCGCTGCAGTGCAGCCTGGATTGATTTAACGACCGGCCGTGCACGGGGCCGTGCACAATTATGGGCTCCGGGGATGGGGGAAGGTCAGAGCAGGTTCCTGCACTGCCCCCGTGGCTCACCATGTCCACGATGTCGGCCATGGTGACGATGACGATGGCAGCCATGGCCCAGGTGTTGCGTGCCCAGCGAGTCCTGTCAATCCAGGTGGAGAAGGCCACGAGCTTTTTGGGGAAGACCTGCAGGGAGAAGAACAGGGGGCTTCACCCGGGTGGGACACAGCAGGGGGACATCACAGTGGCTGTGAAGAACCCTAACTGGACACCGGGCCGGCACAAAACCCAACTGGGGAAGGTGTTGGGAGGCAGAGCAACCCCCAGACCTCATCCTGACCCATCCCTGGTGTGGTTACAGGAGATGGTTTCAGCTCATCCCACCCCATGGGCCCacccccctttccctttctcaccCGGGGGAAGATGGCTGCCAGCGAGCAGAGGGTAAGGATGAGCAGCAGGATCTCCCCCACCACGAAGGTCACGTAGTTGGCCACCAACCTGCCCAAAAAGACCCAACAGGGGACAGGTTTGAAGCCCCGTGGGGCCAAAGATGGGCTGGGGCCGCCCATCCCCAGCATCCCCCCCCACCATACCAGGGGTCAATGAAGACCTCCACCAAGGCGGTGAAGAAGAGGACGAcgcaggagcagctgaaggcGGCCCcgctctgcttctccttctccaCCGAGTAACGCGTCTCCATCTCGGGGTCGATGAAGCGCATGGAGAGCCGGAAGGTGCTCTTCCCCTTCAACCTGCCAGCGACACCAGCCGTCAGCACCCCACGGcaccggggccgtgccgggccgtgccaGCAGCCGGGTAACTCACGCCTGGACCGATTCGCGCTCCAGCAGGGCCTCGTTGAGCAGCTTGTTGAGCTCCTGCTCGTTCTGCGACGCGTCGATCACCCGCTCGGCCAGGTCCCGCAGCCGCAGCCGGCGCCGCGGGTTGGGGAAGGAAGGGTTCACCGCCTGCGCCGTGGAGCAAAGCGTCAACAAGAATGTGCCTGCACCAGGGCTGTGGTCAACGTGGTAGCCCCCCCAAAATGCAAGCGAGCTCCCAGAGGGGATGCTTCCCCTCCGCCGTACCTCTCCATCCTCCTCCGCGCTCTCCAGGGTGCCCCTCGCCCTGGCGTCGGGCTCTTCGGACTCGTCGGGGCTGGCGCAGGCCACGCTGACGCTGCCGTTGCGCTCCTTGGTGTTGACGAGCAGCGGGGAGCCACCGTGGGACGAGGTCAGGGACAGCTTCTGCAAGGAGCAGGTGGTGGCTTGAGGCGCGCCGGGGACGCGCCGCGGCGGTGACGCCGGTGCCGTCGCCGCCACTCACCACGCCGTTGATGCCGTTGCGCAGGGGCTGCTTGGGCACCACGATGAGGTAGGTGACGATGCCCTTCTCCTTCAGGTACTCGCAGCGGGAGCCCCCCTCGCCCGGCTCCACCTCGAACTCGCCCTTCAAGCAGTCCATGGTGCTCTGCGAGATGTGCACGCGCCTGCGGGGCGCGGGGCGCCGTAAAGCAGGGCCGCCCCAACGGCTGTGGCACGGGGCCACCACCTCCCGTCCCCGGCACGAGGTGCTCACCCCGGGATGCCTCCTGCCTCCATCTTGTTGGCCACGGTGACGTCGGTGGACCACACGTCGTACTGCCAGCGCTTCTGGCCCAGCACGCCGCCCAGCACCGTCCCGCTGTGCACCCCCACGCGCATGTCCACCGCCGTCTTGGTCTTCTCCCGCACGTAgctggggggcagaggggtgATAGAGGAGTCAAGCCAAGACCCGTTCTTCTCCCGCGCTTCCCCTTCGTTAATTGCTAGCCTCTCCTTAATTTAATGCACTTGGCCCAGGAGGGGAGAACCCAAATCTCCAGCGCTGTGTCCTGGCTTGGAGAAGCCCAGCGGGGTCACCCCATGGTGGAGCACCAGGACCCCTGCCCACACCAGCACCCATCCCAGAgaccaccttccccccccccagtttctGCCAGACACCCCAGGGACGATGACAAGGACATGCTGGGAGCGACGACGAGGACACCCTGGGGACGAGGAGCCCTTACGAAATGGCCTCCACCATGGCGAGCCCCATCATGATGGAGCAGACGGCGTGGTCCTCCCGGTAGTCGGGCAGCCCGCAGATGCAGTAGTAGCAGTCGCCCAGGATCTTGATGCGCAGCTGGTGGTATTTCTGGGGAGGGGGGACCACAGCATGAGCCCCCTCCCCACGGCTGGGCCCCTCCGGCCACGTCACCACCCCCACCCCTCTCCTGGCCAGGGCTTGCTCCATCCTTGACCCGTGCTGAGGTCTCCCGTGCCCGCGAGGGACGCAAATAATCCGATTTTCCATTCCCTCCCCGCCTCCCTGGAGGCTTGGTGGGCCCCCGCCCCTTCCCAGCTCTATTTTTGCAACACGGGACACGGAGCAGGGCATGTCCAGCGTGTCCCCGGTCCCCTCGGTGCCGGGCGGGGGACACTCACGGCTGCCAGCTTGTCGAAGCGGGCGAAGAGCTCATTGAGGAGCTTCACCAGCTCCTGGGCGCTGCAGGACGAGGAGAGCTGCGTGAAGCCCACGATGTCCGCGAAGAGGATGCTGCGGGGAGCGAGGCCAGCGGGCGCGTTACGGATACGCTGCGTTTGGGGCCATTTGCTCCTTTTCCCGTAACGGAGGCGGTCATTTCAGCTACGTCCCGAAAGGCTAATCGGGGACACGGCTGGAAACGACGCTCCGCAAATCCCGGCGGGAGCAAAACGTGGCCCCGAGGCATCGCCTGGCTGGCGGCCagacccccccccaccctttGCTTTAGGCACAACAAACCACCCCGGTCTCCTTCTAGGGCTCTTCTGGTCACTGCGGGACCGCCAAATACACCAAATCGGGAgggtttgggttgtttttttttccccccagcatAGAGAgcgcggcggggagg includes the following:
- the ADCY3 gene encoding adenylate cyclase type 3 isoform X2, which gives rise to MSYYMADRKHRKAFLEARQSLEVKLNLEEQSQQQERLMLSILPKHVADEMLKDMKKDPSQKEMQQFNTMYMYRHENVSILFADIVGFTQLSSSCSAQELVKLLNELFARFDKLAAKYHQLRIKILGDCYYCICGLPDYREDHAVCSIMMGLAMVEAISYVREKTKTAVDMRVGVHSGTVLGGVLGQKRWQYDVWSTDVTVANKMEAGGIPGRVHISQSTMDCLKGEFEVEPGEGGSRCEYLKEKGIVTYLIVVPKQPLRNGINGVKLSLTSSHGGSPLLVNTKERNGSVSVACASPDESEEPDARARGTLESAEEDGEAVNPSFPNPRRRLRLRDLAERVIDASQNEQELNKLLNEALLERESVQALKGKSTFRLSMRFIDPEMETRYSVEKEKQSGAAFSCSCVVLFFTALVEVFIDPWLVANYVTFVVGEILLLILTLCSLAAIFPRVFPKKLVAFSTWIDRTRWARNTWAMAAIVIVTMADIVDMLSCWQDYGGMGNGTAVPPRPGGCGEQPKYYSYIALLALVATIMLVQVSHMVKLTLMVLITGAAGTVNIYAWEHIFDQYDRRRGQQSARSSLVPSKYSMTAMIFIVMLSFYYFSRHVEKLARTLFLWKIDVHDQKERVYEMRRWNEALVTNMLPEHVARHFLGSKKRDEELYSQSYDEIGVMFASLPNFADFYTEESINNGGIECLRFLNEIISDFDALLDEPQFRCITKIKTIGSTYMAASGVTPDANANGYGTKKETLSDKERWQHLADLADFALAMKVTLMNINYQSFNNFMLRIGMNKGAVLAGVIGARKPHYDIWGNTVNVASRMESTGVMGNIQVVEETHLILKEYGFRFVRRGAIYVKGKGELLTFFLKGREKQGSFVNGSSVTLPHQVVDSS
- the ADCY3 gene encoding adenylate cyclase type 3 isoform X3 gives rise to the protein MSYYMADRKHRKAFLEARQSLEVKLNLEEQSQQQERLMLSILPKHVADEMLKDMKKDPSQKEMQQFNTMYMYRHENVSILFADIVGFTQLSSSCSAQELVKLLNELFARFDKLAAKYHQLRIKILGDCYYCICGLPDYREDHAVCSIMMGLAMVEAISYVREKTKTAVDMRVGVHSGTVLGGVLGQKRWQYDVWSTDVTVANKMEAGGIPGRVHISQSTMDCLKGEFEVEPGEGGSRCEYLKEKGIVTYLIVVPKQPLRNGINGVKLSLTSSHGGSPLLVNTKERNGSVSVACASPDESEEPDARARGTLESAEEDGEAVNPSFPNPRRRLRLRDLAERVIDASQNEQELNKLLNEALLERESVQALKGKSTFRLSMRFIDPEMETRYSVEKEKQSGAAFSCSCVVLFFTALVEVFIDPWLVANYVTFVVGEILLLILTLCSLAAIFPRVFPKKLVAFSTWIDRTRWARNTWAMAAIVIVTMADIVDMLSCWQDYGGMGNGTAVPPRPGGCGEQPKYYSYIALLALVATIMLVQVSHMVKLTLMVLITGAAGTVNIYAWEHIFDQYDRRRGQQSASSLVPSKYSMTAMIFIVMLSFYYFSRHVEKLARTLFLWKIDVHDQKERVYEMRRWNEALVTNMLPEHVARHFLGSKKRDEELYSQSYDEIGVMFASLPNFADFYTEESINNGGIECLRFLNEIISDFDALLDEPQFRCITKIKTIGSTYMAASGVTPDANANGYGTKKETLSDKERWQHLADLADFALAMKVTLMNINYQSFNNFMLRIGMNKGAVLAGVIGARKPHYDIWGNTVNVASRMESTGVMGNIQVVEETHLILKEYGFRFVRRGAIYVKGKGELLTFFLKGREKQGSFVNGSSVTLPHQVVDSS
- the ADCY3 gene encoding adenylate cyclase type 3 isoform X1: MSYYMADRKHRKAFLEARQSLEVKLNLEEQSQQQERLMLSILPKHVADEMLKDMKKDPSQKEMQQFNTMYMYRHENVSILFADIVGFTQLSSSCSAQELVKLLNELFARFDKLAAVNHQLRIKILGDCYYCICGLPDYREDHAVCSIMMGLAMVEAISYVREKTKTAVDMRVGVHSGTVLGGVLGQKRWQYDVWSTDVTVANKMEAGGIPGRVHISQSTMDCLKGEFEVEPGEGGSRCEYLKEKGIVTYLIVVPKQPLRNGINGVKLSLTSSHGGSPLLVNTKERNGSVSVACASPDESEEPDARARGTLESAEEDGEAVNPSFPNPRRRLRLRDLAERVIDASQNEQELNKLLNEALLERESVQALKGKSTFRLSMRFIDPEMETRYSVEKEKQSGAAFSCSCVVLFFTALVEVFIDPWLVANYVTFVVGEILLLILTLCSLAAIFPRVFPKKLVAFSTWIDRTRWARNTWAMAAIVIVTMADIVDMLSCWQDYGGMGNGTAVPPRPGGCGEQPKYYSYIALLALVATIMLVQVSHMVKLTLMVLITGAAGTVNIYAWEHIFDQYDRRRGQQSARSSLVPSKYSMTAMIFIVMLSFYYFSRHVEKLARTLFLWKIDVHDQKERVYEMRRWNEALVTNMLPEHVARHFLGSKKRDEELYSQSYDEIGVMFASLPNFADFYTEESINNGGIECLRFLNEIISDFDALLDEPQFRCITKIKTIGSTYMAASGVTPDANANGYGTKKETLSDKERWQHLADLADFALAMKVTLMNINYQSFNNFMLRIGMNKGAVLAGVIGARKPHYDIWGNTVNVASRMESTGVMGNIQVVEETHLILKEYGFRFVRRGAIYVKGKGELLTFFLKGREKQGSFVNGSSVTLPHQVVDSS